From Chlamydiota bacterium:
ATCGGGTTTTTATAAAACTAAAATGCCAGAGCAGATGCCAGGAAGCTTTGAGCTTAAAGATCTATCCCCTGTGAGAAAAGTGATTGCAAAAAAACTCGCTAGGGCAAAAACCTTCATTCCGCATTTTTATGTCTCGCAGCAAATTGATGTCACAAGCTTAATGCATATCCATGATCAATTTAAAGCTAATCAGATCAAAATCACCATTAATGATTACATTGTTAGAGCCTCTGCACTTGCACTCCAAAAACATCCGATTATCAATTGTTGTTTTGATTCAGAAAAAGAGCAACTCATCGAGTTTCAAACGATCGATATTTGTATTGCTGTTCAGATTGAAGATGGACTCTTTACTCCTATCATACGCAATGCTGATCTCAAACGTATTGATCGTATTTCACAAGAAGCCAAGGTTCTTGCTCAAAAAGCACGCAATAAAAAGCTGCTTCCCCATGAATACCAAGGCGGCTCTTTTACCATCTCTAATCTAGGGATGTATGGCATTTCCGAATTTGTTGCAGTCATCAACCCTCCACAATCGTCCATTTTGGCTGTCGCTGGCATGCAAGATGTACCAGCTATTGAAGAAGACACGCTTGTCAATAGAAAGAAAATGACAGTGACGCTTTCTTGCGACCATCGCATCGTCGATGGCAAAGATGCTGCTGAATTTTTAAATACACTCAAGTACTTTCTAGAAAAT
This genomic window contains:
- the pdhC_1 gene encoding Dihydrolipoyllysine-residue acetyltransferase component of pyruvate dehydrogenase complex, with translation MPYPFLMPKLSPTMEEGTIVKWHKKPGDFVDFNDLIFEVTTDKATVEHHALEKGYLRKILAPEGSVANVGDVLAIFSKEQNESIEDFKIPKKPKPKEEVVIKETVKQEKVTHIPGATFVAYPPLEKHDDPYLHIEEKEIFASPLVKKIAKEYNIDLSSIKGSGPNGRIMSRDLESAGEKPTSGFYKTKMPEQMPGSFELKDLSPVRKVIAKKLARAKTFIPHFYVSQQIDVTSLMHIHDQFKANQIKITINDYIVRASALALQKHPIINCCFDSEKEQLIEFQTIDICIAVQIEDGLFTPIIRNADLKRIDRISQEAKVLAQKARNKKLLPHEYQGGSFTISNLGMYGISEFVAVINPPQSSILAVAGMQDVPAIEEDTLVNRKKMTVTLSCDHRIVDGKDAAEFLNTLKYFLENPVLLII